In Actinomadura citrea, a single window of DNA contains:
- a CDS encoding cupin domain-containing protein has translation MTTEQSTPGYVWSTVQDAPVRELFPGIRLRPLWNGDSGAKAFVLEMDANTCWEGVDVHEPGPEEVFVVSGTFNDGDRDYPAGSFIHAPAGSSHVPQTSTGCTLFLFFPEG, from the coding sequence ATGACGACGGAACAGAGCACGCCCGGCTATGTGTGGTCCACCGTTCAGGACGCCCCGGTCCGCGAACTCTTCCCGGGCATCCGCCTCCGGCCGCTGTGGAACGGGGACAGCGGCGCGAAGGCCTTCGTCCTGGAGATGGACGCGAACACATGCTGGGAGGGAGTCGACGTCCACGAACCGGGCCCTGAGGAGGTTTTCGTGGTCTCCGGGACCTTCAACGACGGCGACCGGGACTACCCGGCCGGCTCGTTCATTCACGCCCCCGCGGGCTCTTCCCACGTCCCGCAGACGTCGACCGGCTGCACCCTGTTCCTCTTCTTCCCGGAAGGCTGA
- a CDS encoding MFS transporter translates to MDVYQGSVTALVPFFVAERAYTYAAASGIVLAASLLSSVAQPLFGALTDRWAMPWLLPLSTLLAGMGIALSGLSGDYALTLAFVAISGIGVAAYHPESARVARKASKGSHTAMSWFSVGGNLGFALAPLLVAAVVATGGLRCTPFLAVPALAGSVVCLPVLRALAGTASGGRAGTTTGVDDARSFIKLSLAVICRSIVFVGLSTFISFYARQRTGGGVAAGTAALFVLYIGGAVGTVAGGSLAARWDRVTVVRRSYLLTVVAVAGIVFVPGPALYLFVALTSAGLYVPFSLQVTLGQDYLPTRVGTAGGVTLGLTVSVGGLASPVLGAVADAASLRVALAPLIALPALAWLLFRTLPEPAVLVPAAEPRPVREGAR, encoded by the coding sequence GTGGACGTCTACCAGGGGTCCGTGACGGCCCTCGTCCCGTTCTTCGTGGCCGAGCGCGCCTACACCTACGCCGCCGCCTCGGGGATCGTGCTCGCTGCGTCGTTGCTGTCCTCGGTGGCGCAGCCGCTGTTCGGCGCGCTCACCGACCGGTGGGCGATGCCCTGGTTGCTCCCGCTGAGCACGCTTCTGGCGGGAATGGGAATCGCCCTGAGCGGCCTCAGCGGCGACTACGCCCTCACCCTGGCGTTCGTGGCGATCTCCGGGATCGGGGTCGCGGCCTACCACCCCGAGTCCGCCCGGGTCGCGCGGAAGGCGAGCAAGGGAAGCCACACGGCGATGAGCTGGTTCTCCGTCGGCGGCAACCTCGGGTTCGCGCTCGCGCCGCTCCTGGTCGCGGCGGTCGTCGCGACGGGGGGCCTGCGGTGCACGCCGTTCCTCGCGGTGCCGGCGCTCGCGGGCAGCGTCGTCTGCCTGCCCGTCCTGCGCGCCCTCGCGGGGACGGCCTCCGGCGGGCGCGCCGGCACGACGACCGGGGTGGACGACGCACGCTCCTTCATCAAGCTGTCGCTTGCCGTGATCTGCCGGTCGATCGTGTTCGTGGGGCTGAGCACGTTCATCTCGTTCTACGCGCGGCAGCGCACGGGAGGGGGAGTGGCGGCGGGCACGGCGGCGCTGTTCGTCCTGTACATCGGGGGCGCGGTCGGCACCGTGGCGGGCGGTTCCCTTGCCGCCCGCTGGGACCGGGTCACCGTCGTGCGCCGGTCGTACCTGCTGACCGTGGTCGCCGTCGCGGGCATCGTGTTCGTGCCCGGCCCGGCGCTCTACCTGTTCGTCGCGCTGACCTCAGCCGGCCTCTACGTCCCGTTCTCGCTGCAGGTCACCCTCGGGCAGGACTACCTGCCCACGCGGGTCGGCACCGCCGGCGGCGTCACCCTCGGCCTGACGGTCAGCGTCGGCGGCCTCGCGAGCCCCGTCCTCGGCGCCGTCGCCGACGCCGCGTCGCTGCGCGTCGCCCTCGCCCCGCTGATCGCGCTGCCCGCGCTGGCCTGGCTGCTGTTCCGGACGCTGCCCGAGCCCGCCGTCCTCGTGCCGGCCGCCGAGCCGCGGCCGGTGCGGGAGGGCGCGCGCTGA
- a CDS encoding dihydrofolate reductase family protein, which yields MRKITAGLFISLDGVVEDPQDWHFPYFNEEMGQAVDAQMGSADTLLLGRRTYDSFAGAWPDREKAGGEDAGFAKKLGDARKIVVSGQDLDFTWRNSERLRGDLIEAVTALKKEPSTSDIAMSGSVSVVRRLLAAGLLDELHLLVHPIAVRRGMRLFEDADAPLPLKLISSKTFTTGVVHLVYRLDDEAPVGDYEKAKASLPQSDDD from the coding sequence ATGCGGAAGATCACCGCAGGGTTGTTCATCTCGCTCGACGGAGTCGTCGAAGACCCGCAGGACTGGCATTTCCCGTACTTCAACGAGGAGATGGGTCAGGCCGTCGACGCCCAGATGGGGTCGGCCGACACCCTCCTGCTCGGCCGAAGGACCTACGACAGCTTCGCGGGCGCGTGGCCGGACCGTGAGAAGGCAGGCGGCGAGGACGCCGGCTTCGCCAAGAAGCTCGGAGACGCCCGCAAGATCGTGGTGTCCGGCCAGGACCTCGACTTCACCTGGCGCAACTCCGAACGGCTCCGGGGCGATCTCATCGAGGCCGTGACCGCGCTGAAGAAGGAGCCGTCCACGTCGGACATCGCGATGAGCGGTTCGGTCTCGGTCGTCCGCCGGCTTCTGGCGGCAGGTCTTCTGGACGAGCTGCACCTGCTCGTCCACCCGATCGCCGTGCGCAGGGGAATGCGGTTGTTCGAGGACGCCGACGCGCCGCTGCCGCTGAAGCTCATCTCCTCCAAGACCTTCACGACCGGTGTCGTCCACCTCGTCTACCGCCTGGATGACGAGGCTCCGGTCGGCGACTACGAGAAGGCCAAGGCGAGCCTCCCCCAATCCGACGACGACTAG
- the pcrA gene encoding DNA helicase PcrA — MSKTEAHPLLDGLNPQQRAAVVHSGSPLLIVAGAGSGKTRVLTHRIAHLLGEREVHPGQILAITFTNKAAAEMKERVDALVGPRSRAMWVMTFHSACVRILRREAKRLGFPTSFSIYDQADANRLMALVCRELDLDPKRYPPKSFSAQVSNLKNELIDYESFKARASTHMEQTLAEAYEMYQARLQQAGAMDFDDLIMMTVNLLQVFPEAAEHYRRRFRHVLVDEYQDTNHAQYELVRELTAPVEGVGAAELCVVGDADQSIYAFRGATIRNILEFERDYTDATTILLEQNYRSTQTILSAANAVIERNADRKPKKLWSDQGEGHKIIGYVADNEHDEAAFVAREVDRLTDDGEARPGDVAIFYRTNAQSRVFEEVFIRVGLPYKVVGGVRFYERKEIRDALAYLRCLANPEDTVSLRRILNVPKRGIGDRAEACVEAYASRERISFWQALRTPEDVPGMATRSLNAVRDFVALLDELRAAAESLAPADLVAEVLKASGYLAELQASKDPQDETRIENLQELEAVAREFEERLDGESAEGRLPEFLEQVALVADADSIPGGAKGAPVPPGEQPEESEHGVVTLMTLHTAKGLEFPVVFLTGMEDGVFPHLRAMSNPKELEEERRLAYVGITRARQRLYVSRATMRSSWGAPQVNPPSRFLGEVPKSLVEWEREASSTSGSAMSRMAERPGTRSPGNRPVPSLSPGDKVTHDAFGLGTVVSVYDKGEKASVDFGGDYGVRTLVLRFATIEKL; from the coding sequence ATGTCGAAGACCGAAGCTCACCCCCTGCTGGACGGCCTCAACCCGCAGCAGCGCGCCGCCGTCGTGCACTCCGGCAGCCCCCTGCTGATCGTCGCCGGCGCCGGCTCGGGCAAGACCCGGGTGCTCACCCACCGCATCGCCCACCTGCTCGGCGAGCGGGAGGTGCACCCCGGCCAGATCCTCGCGATCACCTTCACCAACAAGGCCGCCGCCGAGATGAAGGAGCGGGTGGACGCCCTCGTCGGGCCGCGCTCGCGGGCCATGTGGGTGATGACGTTCCACTCCGCGTGCGTCCGGATCCTGCGCCGCGAGGCCAAGCGCCTCGGGTTCCCCACGAGCTTCTCGATCTACGACCAGGCCGACGCGAACCGGCTGATGGCGCTCGTGTGCCGCGAGCTCGACCTCGACCCGAAGCGCTACCCGCCGAAGTCGTTCAGCGCGCAGGTCTCCAACCTGAAGAACGAGCTGATCGACTACGAGTCGTTCAAGGCGCGGGCGTCCACGCACATGGAGCAGACGCTCGCCGAGGCCTACGAGATGTACCAGGCGCGCCTGCAGCAGGCCGGCGCCATGGACTTCGACGACCTGATCATGATGACGGTCAACCTGCTGCAGGTGTTCCCCGAGGCCGCCGAGCACTACCGGCGCCGCTTCCGGCACGTCCTGGTGGACGAGTACCAGGACACCAACCACGCGCAGTACGAGCTCGTCCGCGAGCTGACCGCGCCCGTGGAGGGCGTCGGGGCCGCCGAGCTGTGCGTCGTCGGCGACGCCGACCAGTCGATCTACGCCTTCCGCGGGGCGACCATCCGCAACATCCTCGAGTTCGAGCGCGACTACACCGACGCCACCACGATCCTGCTGGAGCAGAACTACCGCTCCACGCAGACGATCCTGTCCGCCGCGAACGCCGTCATCGAGCGCAACGCCGACCGCAAGCCCAAGAAGCTCTGGTCCGACCAGGGCGAGGGCCACAAGATCATCGGCTATGTGGCCGACAACGAGCACGACGAGGCCGCGTTCGTCGCCCGCGAGGTCGACCGGCTCACCGACGACGGCGAGGCCCGTCCCGGCGACGTCGCCATCTTCTACCGCACCAACGCGCAGTCCCGTGTCTTCGAAGAGGTCTTCATCCGGGTCGGGCTGCCGTACAAGGTCGTCGGAGGCGTCCGGTTCTACGAGCGCAAGGAGATCCGCGACGCGCTCGCCTACCTGCGCTGCCTCGCCAACCCCGAGGACACCGTCTCCCTGCGCCGCATCCTGAACGTCCCCAAGCGGGGCATCGGCGACCGCGCCGAGGCCTGCGTCGAGGCGTACGCGTCCCGCGAGCGCATCTCGTTCTGGCAGGCCCTCCGGACGCCGGAGGACGTCCCCGGCATGGCGACCCGCTCGCTCAACGCCGTCCGCGACTTCGTCGCCCTGCTGGACGAGCTGCGCGCCGCCGCCGAGTCGCTCGCCCCCGCCGACCTCGTCGCGGAGGTGCTGAAGGCCAGCGGCTACCTCGCCGAGCTCCAGGCGTCCAAGGACCCGCAGGACGAGACCCGCATCGAGAACCTCCAGGAACTCGAAGCCGTCGCCCGCGAGTTCGAAGAGCGCCTCGACGGCGAGTCCGCCGAGGGCCGCCTCCCCGAGTTCCTGGAACAGGTCGCCCTGGTCGCCGACGCCGACTCCATTCCCGGGGGCGCGAAGGGCGCGCCCGTCCCGCCGGGAGAGCAGCCCGAAGAAAGCGAGCACGGCGTCGTCACCCTGATGACGCTGCACACCGCGAAGGGCCTCGAGTTCCCGGTCGTCTTCCTCACCGGCATGGAGGACGGCGTCTTCCCGCACCTGCGCGCCATGAGCAACCCCAAGGAACTCGAAGAGGAACGCCGCCTCGCCTACGTCGGCATCACGCGCGCCCGGCAACGCCTGTACGTCTCCCGGGCCACGATGCGCAGCTCGTGGGGAGCGCCGCAGGTCAACCCGCCGTCGCGCTTCCTCGGCGAGGTCCCGAAATCCCTCGTCGAATGGGAACGCGAGGCGTCCTCCACGTCCGGCTCCGCCATGTCGCGGATGGCGGAACGCCCGGGGACCCGCTCACCGGGCAACCGCCCCGTCCCGTCCTTGTCCCCGGGCGACAAGGTCACCCACGACGCCTTCGGACTGGGCACCGTCGTCTCCGTCTACGACAAGGGCGAGAAGGCCAGCGTGGATTTCGGCGGCGACTACGGCGTCCGCACCCTGGTCCTCCGCTTCGCCACCATCGAGAAACTCTGA
- a CDS encoding PH domain-containing protein yields the protein MTKPRTLRCPRHLGMILAGVAIAALFGVVATEKARDGAGAPALAAGTACFALALGVVPQLRTRMILDAEGLTLVSGYGRRRFAWTEIIEISADAHHGFWLLQVRSEERERQAAFFPVRLAAMPVDQGTRFREPSGDTPYGLYRLHAELWEGWRRHASPLPQGHGDGADAAESS from the coding sequence ATGACCAAGCCGCGCACACTGCGCTGCCCGCGCCACCTCGGCATGATCCTCGCCGGAGTCGCCATCGCCGCCCTCTTCGGCGTCGTGGCGACCGAGAAGGCCCGCGACGGCGCGGGCGCCCCGGCTCTCGCCGCCGGCACCGCCTGCTTCGCCCTCGCGCTCGGCGTCGTCCCCCAGCTGCGGACACGCATGATCCTGGACGCGGAGGGCCTCACCCTCGTCTCGGGGTACGGCCGCCGCCGGTTCGCGTGGACGGAGATCATCGAGATCAGCGCGGACGCCCACCACGGCTTCTGGCTGCTCCAGGTGCGATCCGAGGAACGCGAGCGCCAGGCCGCCTTCTTCCCCGTCAGACTGGCGGCGATGCCGGTGGACCAGGGCACCCGCTTCAGAGAACCGTCCGGCGACACCCCCTACGGCCTCTACCGCCTGCACGCCGAACTCTGGGAGGGATGGCGGCGCCACGCCTCGCCGCTGCCCCAAGGCCACGGCGACGGGGCGGACGCCGCTGAGTCATCCTGA
- a CDS encoding class I SAM-dependent methyltransferase, with protein sequence MHTVVNVQQAEAWNGWEGTAWADNAPRYDAMMGGFNRPLLDRAAIGENETVLDVGCGTGQLTLLAARRTVRAQAVGVDISEPMLTRARADAAEQGIANARFDQADAEVHPFEESGFDVVVSRGGVMFFSDPTAAFANIARALRPGGRMVFIVPQAGAPDSEYAKATAALAPLMRRPSPAARGMGSLSDPDRVRQVLHQAGLTQVNATPVHAPMDYGRDAGDAANFILSQGPVRYNLQDADQATATRVQRDLQAALAAFETPGGVRIRGSVWLVSAIRP encoded by the coding sequence ATGCACACCGTCGTCAACGTCCAGCAGGCCGAAGCATGGAACGGATGGGAGGGGACGGCCTGGGCCGACAACGCCCCGCGGTACGACGCGATGATGGGCGGTTTCAACCGGCCGCTCCTGGACCGCGCCGCGATCGGCGAGAACGAGACCGTCCTGGACGTCGGATGCGGCACCGGACAACTCACCCTGCTGGCCGCACGCCGGACGGTCCGAGCGCAGGCGGTCGGCGTCGACATCTCCGAGCCCATGCTGACCCGCGCCCGCGCCGACGCGGCCGAGCAGGGCATCGCCAACGCGCGGTTCGACCAGGCCGACGCGGAGGTCCACCCCTTCGAGGAGAGCGGCTTCGACGTCGTCGTCAGTCGCGGCGGCGTCATGTTCTTCTCCGACCCCACGGCCGCGTTCGCCAACATCGCCCGCGCGCTGCGGCCCGGCGGCCGGATGGTGTTCATCGTCCCGCAGGCCGGTGCCCCTGACAGCGAGTACGCCAAGGCCACCGCCGCTCTCGCGCCGCTGATGCGCCGTCCCTCACCCGCGGCCCGTGGCATGGGCTCGCTGTCCGACCCCGACCGTGTCCGCCAGGTACTGCACCAAGCGGGCCTGACGCAGGTGAACGCGACCCCGGTCCATGCGCCGATGGACTACGGCCGCGACGCCGGCGACGCCGCGAACTTCATCCTCAGCCAGGGCCCGGTCCGCTACAACCTCCAAGACGCGGACCAGGCCACCGCCACCCGCGTCCAGCGCGACCTCCAGGCCGCACTCGCGGCCTTCGAGACTCCGGGCGGCGTCCGGATCCGCGGCTCCGTATGGCTGGTGAGCGCCATCCGTCCTTGA
- a CDS encoding AraC family transcriptional regulator, producing the protein MQETRHQSIAPTRARSLAPGAAIDAHRHDDHQITYAGRGVVAVTTDAGSWVAPADRAIWIPAGAVHAHQAHGELELHLVGLPATANPLGLNEPAVLGVSPLLRELILAYTRDPDDDTPARTRLRAVLLDQLRVSAQQPLHLPAPTVPHLRALCGILHADPADDRTLAELGREVGASDRTLSRLFRSDLGMTFPQWRTQLRLYHALILLAENTPVTTVAHQCGWSSASSFIDVFRRAFGHTPGTHHPA; encoded by the coding sequence ATGCAGGAAACCCGCCATCAATCGATCGCACCGACCCGAGCGCGCTCGCTCGCGCCGGGCGCCGCCATCGACGCCCACCGCCACGACGACCACCAGATCACCTACGCCGGACGGGGCGTGGTGGCCGTCACCACCGACGCGGGCTCCTGGGTGGCGCCCGCCGACCGCGCCATCTGGATCCCGGCCGGGGCCGTCCACGCCCACCAGGCCCACGGCGAGCTCGAACTGCACCTGGTCGGCCTGCCCGCGACCGCCAATCCGCTCGGGCTGAACGAGCCGGCGGTGCTCGGCGTCAGCCCCCTGTTGCGCGAACTGATCCTCGCCTACACCCGCGATCCGGACGACGACACCCCCGCCCGGACCCGGCTGCGCGCCGTCCTGCTGGACCAGCTGCGCGTCTCGGCCCAGCAGCCGCTGCATCTGCCCGCCCCGACCGTGCCGCACCTCAGGGCGCTGTGCGGCATCCTGCACGCCGACCCCGCCGACGACCGGACCCTCGCCGAACTGGGCAGGGAGGTCGGCGCGAGCGACCGCACCCTCTCCCGGCTCTTCAGGAGCGATCTCGGGATGACGTTCCCGCAATGGCGCACCCAACTGCGCCTGTACCACGCGCTGATCCTCCTGGCCGAGAACACACCGGTGACCACCGTGGCCCACCAGTGCGGCTGGTCGTCCGCCAGCAGCTTCATCGACGTCTTCCGCCGAGCCTTCGGCCACACCCCGGGCACCCACCACCCCGCATGA
- a CDS encoding GlxA family transcriptional regulator: MHRVAALVRPPQSTFELGCAAQMFGIERAGLPDRYTFGVCTERPGSVATLAGYDMLVTDGLDALDGADTVVVPGWLPARRPPSPAVVQALRRAHSRGARVVSICSGAFALAHAGLLDGRKATTHWALADELAARFPHIQVDPDVLYVDHGDVATSAGAGAGIDLCMHLVRTDQGARYAAHVARTMVMPPHREGGQLQYSAPPHPAQIDGTLAPLLDWIAERLGEPVTIESMAAHARVSTRTLARRFAEQLGTSPGQWLLTRRIAAAQDLLESSDLPLDAIARRVGLSSATNLRRRFLNTLGTTPGAYRRTFRAKPR; encoded by the coding sequence ATGCATCGCGTCGCGGCGCTCGTGCGCCCACCTCAGTCGACCTTCGAGCTCGGCTGCGCGGCCCAGATGTTCGGGATCGAGCGAGCCGGGCTCCCGGACCGGTACACCTTCGGCGTGTGCACGGAGCGCCCCGGCTCCGTCGCGACGCTGGCCGGGTACGACATGCTCGTGACCGACGGGCTGGACGCGCTCGACGGGGCCGACACCGTGGTCGTCCCGGGTTGGCTTCCCGCCAGGAGGCCCCCGTCCCCCGCGGTGGTCCAGGCCCTCCGCCGCGCGCACTCCCGCGGCGCCCGAGTGGTCAGCATCTGCTCCGGCGCCTTCGCCCTGGCGCACGCCGGTCTGCTCGACGGGCGGAAGGCGACCACCCACTGGGCCCTGGCGGACGAGCTCGCCGCACGCTTCCCGCACATCCAGGTCGACCCGGACGTGCTGTACGTGGACCACGGTGACGTGGCCACCAGCGCCGGGGCCGGAGCCGGCATCGACCTGTGCATGCACCTGGTCCGCACCGACCAGGGCGCCCGGTACGCCGCCCACGTCGCACGGACCATGGTCATGCCGCCCCACCGCGAGGGCGGCCAACTGCAGTACTCGGCGCCGCCGCACCCCGCCCAGATCGACGGCACCCTGGCGCCGCTGCTGGACTGGATCGCCGAGCGGCTCGGCGAGCCGGTGACCATCGAGAGCATGGCCGCGCACGCGCGCGTCTCCACGCGCACCCTCGCCCGCCGGTTCGCCGAGCAGCTCGGCACCAGCCCGGGCCAGTGGCTGCTCACCCGGCGAATCGCCGCGGCCCAGGACCTGCTGGAGTCCTCCGACCTCCCCTTGGACGCCATCGCCCGCCGCGTCGGCCTCTCCTCGGCCACCAACCTGCGCAGACGCTTCCTCAACACCCTGGGCACGACGCCGGGCGCCTACCGCCGCACCTTCCGCGCGAAGCCACGGTGA
- a CDS encoding alpha/beta fold hydrolase, which produces MGFVTTRDGNEIFYKDWGSGHTVVFIHGWPLNADAWEDQLKMVADNGYRGIAHDRRGHGRSSQPFDGYDFDTFADDLNDLINRLDLRDVTLVAHSMGGGELARYIGRHGTGRVRKVVLLSAITPLMLQTEDNPEGVPEQAFEEIKNGILRERSQYWKDASEAFFSANRPGAKATQGNRDAFWFMGMHETIQAGVKCVDAFARTDFHEDLRRFDIPTLIVHGDDDQIVPIDATARKAAKIIPNAVLKVYEGSSHGIALVPGDKERFNADLLDFLKN; this is translated from the coding sequence ATGGGATTCGTCACCACTCGCGACGGCAACGAGATCTTCTACAAGGACTGGGGCAGCGGGCACACCGTGGTCTTCATCCACGGCTGGCCGCTCAACGCCGACGCGTGGGAGGACCAGCTGAAGATGGTGGCCGACAACGGCTACCGCGGCATCGCCCACGACCGCCGGGGGCACGGACGCTCCAGCCAGCCCTTCGACGGCTACGACTTCGACACCTTCGCCGACGACCTCAACGATCTGATCAACCGGCTCGACCTGCGGGACGTCACGCTGGTCGCGCACTCGATGGGCGGCGGCGAGCTGGCCCGCTACATCGGGCGCCACGGCACCGGGCGGGTCCGCAAGGTCGTCCTGCTGTCGGCGATCACGCCGCTCATGCTCCAGACCGAGGACAACCCCGAGGGCGTGCCCGAGCAGGCGTTCGAGGAGATCAAGAACGGCATCCTGCGCGAACGCTCGCAGTACTGGAAGGACGCCTCGGAGGCGTTCTTCTCCGCGAACCGTCCGGGCGCCAAGGCCACCCAGGGCAACCGCGACGCGTTCTGGTTCATGGGCATGCACGAGACCATCCAGGCCGGCGTGAAGTGCGTGGACGCCTTCGCCCGCACCGACTTCCACGAGGATCTGCGCAGGTTCGACATCCCGACGCTGATCGTGCACGGCGACGACGACCAGATCGTGCCGATCGACGCCACCGCCCGCAAGGCCGCCAAGATCATTCCGAACGCCGTCCTGAAGGTGTACGAGGGGTCTTCCCACGGGATCGCGCTCGTGCCGGGCGACAAGGAGAGGTTCAACGCCGACCTGCTGGACTTCCTGAAGAACTGA
- a CDS encoding DUF6817 domain-containing protein — protein MTAGRDDHVNGEAEATEWLRAKRADLIQHPGGTLLEHLHRVHGLLDAWGARRTLRLAGLCHAFYGTDGFPVALGSVHRREELSVAIGTDAEDLVYMYASCDRARTYPALHRPDGAIADRFTGTSSPAPPGRRRDLAELTVANELDVVRTANLDRSQITGLLDLFVTWKSLLSAPAFHAVEDARRSMRLA, from the coding sequence GTGACGGCAGGGCGGGACGACCATGTGAACGGCGAGGCCGAGGCCACCGAATGGCTACGCGCCAAACGCGCCGACCTGATTCAGCATCCCGGTGGCACTCTGCTGGAGCACCTCCACCGGGTGCACGGTCTGCTGGACGCCTGGGGCGCGCGGCGCACACTTCGTCTTGCGGGACTGTGCCACGCCTTCTACGGAACCGACGGTTTCCCCGTCGCGCTCGGCTCCGTTCACCGGCGCGAGGAACTGAGCGTGGCCATCGGGACCGACGCCGAGGACCTCGTCTACATGTACGCCAGTTGCGACCGCGCCCGCACGTACCCTGCCCTCCACCGGCCCGACGGCGCCATAGCCGACCGCTTCACCGGGACGTCGTCTCCCGCCCCACCAGGCCGACGCCGGGACCTCGCCGAACTCACCGTCGCCAACGAACTGGACGTCGTGCGCACGGCCAACCTGGACAGATCCCAGATCACCGGACTTCTGGACCTGTTCGTCACCTGGAAATCCCTGCTGAGCGCCCCCGCCTTCCACGCCGTCGAAGACGCCCGCCGGAGCATGCGCCTCGCCTGA
- a CDS encoding TetR/AcrR family transcriptional regulator, with the protein MDTVKRPDKRAERSRRTRGKVIEAARELFVAQGYGATSLQEVADRAGVAVQTVYFVFGNKRTLFKDVVDSSVAGDVEPVATMDREWFRAACAAPTAAGQLRAHVRGTGEILGRVAPIVPMIAAAGATDPQIAAQWPDGPDPRYTVQRAAAEALVGKPDARPGVSAAMAADVLFGLLSPQLYLLFVQDRGWSPDAWEEWAYTTLAAQLCN; encoded by the coding sequence ATGGACACCGTCAAGCGGCCGGACAAGCGGGCCGAGCGCTCGCGCCGCACTCGTGGGAAGGTCATCGAGGCGGCGCGGGAGCTGTTCGTCGCGCAGGGCTACGGGGCGACGAGCCTGCAGGAGGTCGCCGACCGGGCGGGGGTGGCCGTCCAGACGGTCTACTTCGTCTTCGGCAACAAGCGCACGCTGTTCAAGGACGTCGTGGACTCGTCCGTCGCCGGGGACGTCGAGCCGGTCGCCACCATGGACCGGGAGTGGTTCCGCGCCGCATGCGCCGCGCCCACCGCGGCCGGCCAGCTGCGCGCGCACGTGCGCGGCACCGGCGAGATCCTCGGCCGGGTCGCCCCGATCGTGCCGATGATCGCGGCCGCCGGTGCCACCGACCCGCAGATCGCCGCGCAGTGGCCCGACGGCCCCGATCCGCGCTACACCGTGCAGCGCGCCGCGGCCGAAGCGCTGGTCGGCAAGCCCGACGCGCGCCCCGGCGTCTCGGCCGCGATGGCCGCGGACGTCCTGTTCGGCCTGCTCAGCCCCCAGCTGTACCTGCTCTTCGTGCAGGACCGCGGCTGGTCGCCGGACGCCTGGGAAGAGTGGGCCTACACCACCTTGGCCGCTCAGCTGTGCAACTGA
- a CDS encoding MaoC family dehydratase: MTIRTRALGDDFAAPIDDRYLEDYTAGTTYEYGHVTVDEAEIIEFARRFDPQPIHVDPDFAVSGPFKGIIASGWHTGSIMMRLFADHFLSRVASLASPGVDELRWPAPVRPGDTLRLRVAVLEARPSRSKPDRGIVSTRAELLNQDDQVVLHTLPANLLRRRPA; this comes from the coding sequence ATGACGATCAGGACGCGCGCCCTCGGTGACGACTTCGCCGCCCCCATCGACGACCGCTACCTCGAGGACTACACCGCCGGCACCACCTACGAGTACGGCCACGTCACCGTGGACGAGGCGGAGATCATCGAGTTCGCCCGCCGCTTCGACCCGCAGCCCATCCACGTGGACCCGGACTTCGCCGTGTCCGGGCCGTTCAAGGGCATCATCGCCAGCGGCTGGCACACCGGCTCGATCATGATGCGGCTGTTCGCCGACCACTTCCTGTCCCGGGTGGCCAGCCTCGCCTCCCCCGGCGTGGACGAGCTGCGCTGGCCCGCTCCCGTCCGTCCCGGCGACACCCTGCGCCTGCGCGTCGCCGTCCTGGAGGCCCGCCCGTCCCGCTCCAAGCCGGACCGCGGCATCGTCAGCACCCGCGCCGAACTCCTCAACCAGGACGACCAGGTCGTCCTGCACACCCTGCCGGCGAACCTCCTGCGCCGCCGCCCGGCCTGA
- a CDS encoding TetR/AcrR family transcriptional regulator → MPARGDHDARRRDVTEAVWRVLAGRGFGGLTLRAVAAEMDASTGLLTHYFPNKQALVAYALDLADERTASRALREAPPGLASLRAALLDVLPLTPAASAMNRIWVSSWDVALADPGLGERQRRRYENWRARLRPHVATAVERGELPAGPGTDDAVAAAAAFTHGLVVHALFDPDAYPAARQTAMLDAFLAALTTGHPMPTAPGADA, encoded by the coding sequence ATGCCTGCCCGAGGTGATCACGACGCCCGGCGCCGGGACGTGACCGAGGCCGTCTGGCGCGTCCTGGCCGGCCGCGGCTTCGGCGGCCTGACCCTGCGCGCGGTCGCGGCGGAGATGGACGCGTCCACCGGACTGCTCACCCACTACTTCCCGAACAAGCAGGCCCTCGTCGCGTACGCCCTGGACCTCGCCGACGAGCGCACCGCGAGCCGCGCGCTCCGCGAGGCCCCGCCCGGCCTGGCGTCCCTGCGCGCCGCGCTCCTGGACGTCCTGCCGCTGACCCCCGCCGCGTCGGCCATGAACCGCATCTGGGTGAGCTCGTGGGACGTCGCGCTCGCCGATCCCGGGCTCGGCGAGCGCCAGCGGCGCCGCTACGAGAACTGGCGCGCGCGCCTCCGCCCCCACGTCGCCACCGCCGTCGAGCGCGGCGAACTGCCCGCCGGGCCCGGCACGGACGACGCCGTCGCGGCCGCCGCCGCGTTCACGCACGGCCTGGTCGTGCACGCCCTGTTCGACCCGGACGCCTACCCGGCCGCCCGCCAGACCGCGATGCTGGACGCCTTCCTCGCCGCCCTGACCACGGGTCACCCCATGCCCACGGCGCCCGGCGCGGACGCATAA